In Manis javanica isolate MJ-LG chromosome X, MJ_LKY, whole genome shotgun sequence, the DNA window GAAGTAGGGAAGGTCTTTCATCTGATAAGgactgtttcattttgttttaggaaCCCTAGGAAGATCTTTAATGTAGTAATACTGTCTttcaaaagggaagaaagaaaatcatattttcttGACATTAAAGGCTGAAAAAGAGATGGCCTTCATGTGTGCATTCAGCAATCATCCTTTCATGTCAGCAACTAGATAACATGAGGGCTAAGAGTGAATAATCCAAGCAGTGTTAGCTAATGCGATTTTAAAGGAATTCATACAAATTGTTGGAAGTCACTTACGCACTTCATTTCACCAATGACTGTCAAAGTGGTCATTTTACCAATGACTGtcaaagtggaaatttcatggtCACCTTGCACAGTGATCAGCCCCATTTTTGTGGCTTCACTTATCTCTTCTAGGTGACTGACTCCCCAATGCCTGCCCCCTTGTAGCTCTTTTAAGCTCTGTTCCTGCAGCTTCAACTCACTGGTAGATATTATTATTGATGACCTCTCATTTAAAACCTAGCATTTGTCGTAAGCTATGTTGTATTTTTGGTGTTTGAGTTAATTGTATTATCTTCCCAAGTAGAGTATAAAGTTCTTGTGTAATGACTGTGACTTACACTCCTTGGAACCCCCCTGTACCAATTATGGTGCCTGTGGATGCAGTAATACTTGTGACTGCAATAGTCTTCATGGCTAAAGTAACTTCTCTGGTAACTTCAAAGCCCAGTAATCATCCAGAGTTCAGATATAATTTGCAAAGCTTGAAGAAccaaacaacagcaaaaaggtGCTGTTTTTTACCTTGTAAGAATGAAATCATTGTCTTTGAAAATTGTTGTATACTCcttgtagaagaaaatattttaccttttgttgagtgacttatttatttaaaattaaatccaTTCTGACTTTTGGAAGTGATGGCTATgtttattaccttgattgtgATAATGGTTTCATGGGTATATGCATATGTCTAAAGTTATAAAATTGtataattaaatatgtacagttctTTGTGTATCAGTTATAACTCAGtaaagctattaaaaatttaAGTCCATTTTAACTGGTTTTTAATAGGCAGTATAAAATTATAGCATGTATTTTTGCTGTTCCTCTTTAAACTGATTtggttttctgtgtattaagcTTGCTTGCATTTCTCTCATCTAAGTGTTGTCTCGTACcatttttttataacttttttaatACTTCTGGTCTTTAAAGTGTTTTGCTTTATataaatagcatattttaaattatcttaattGTCTCAATGATGTTAATACAGACTTGAGGACAAGGGCCATTTGTCTTTATACTGGTAGTATGTTGGGCAGAGAGCCAGGTAGTGGCAGATCACTCAGGTCTCCTGAGATAAGCACTGGCTCCTTATAATGCTATGTGAGAGCCCTAGCCCACATTCACATTGCGAATTAAAAACCTTAATGACCATAGGCTCTTAAGTTAGCATTTTAACAAGTCTTGAGTACGATTTTAAGCCTTTGGAAAATCTCACTCATCAAGTAAGTgactatattaaaaagaaaatgttgatgCTGCTGCTTTCTCTAAGGTAGAACTGGATCCGAATTAATATCTTCTGATTCTGTACttgtaaaaattataaagtaatttttaatcaATATGAAATGTGTTGtagtatttaaatttatttttttgaagttttgcttttactatttccttcttatttttataGTTACCAGGCAGTGACATTGCCAGTGGGAGTGATGTGCTTTCTGATGTCATACCTAGTATTCCAAGTTCACCTTGCCTgctaactaaaaagaaaaacaaacaccagaATTTAGATGAACTTCCTTGGAGTGCAATGACAAATGATGAGCAGGTAGAGATCTTAGCATTCTTAATTAAAAGCATATATGTAGAGAATTTCTGAAGCTAAGTTTATTGGCTATTTAAATCTACTGCATAAATGTGGATTGCTTAGTAAATCTGTATTTAAGCTTTAACTGTTTTGCAGGGAACAAATATAATATTACGTGCTTCTGatatttaaaacacataaatGACACTAAGAGATCAGTGGTTTTGGTATTGATCatgtttattataatttttcattacaTAGGTAGAATATATTGAGTATCTGAGTCGTAAAGTCAGTACTGAGATGGGTCTTCGGGAGCAACttgatattattaaaataattgatcCTTCTGCTCAAATCTCTCCTACAGACAGTGAGTTTATTATTGAACTTAACTGTCTCACAGATGAAAAACTGAAGCAGGTATGTAATCCTAtgtgaatacataaataattaaGGTCAAAATCACTGCTGTGAAATGtagtattagaaaaaaattatggtaaTATTTGAGAACATGTGGTTTTAAGAGGTTTATGGGGATCTGACCTGGCAGTGTCTTTCTGGGATTGTGTGGATCTAGGAGTTGCTCTTTAGTTGTGTAGGTTTTGACAGTTAATTTTACCACTAAAATGGTGGTTACACTGAAGTATAGATTTATTTGAACTCAACAAAGACCAGTTGATTGATTGACAAATCAAATACTGATTATTGGGAGCTGTACTTGAGTGAATATCTAAGCTAAGGAACTTGAGTAGTCTTATGGAGTTATTGAGCCTAAGTAAAGTAAAACAATGAATTTTCCCTCTGCTATTCTGAAATACACATTTCTGGTATCTTCCAAATACAGTCTTtggtgttctctttttctctagtaCATAGCTGAATGAATACTTAtgttctacttttgtttttttttaagaattatataTTTATCGTTTATGAAAATCTCTCATCTCAGTATTTCTCTCAACAATCATACTATAATTTTTTGCATTCCAGCACATTTTTCTTTAGTATGGTAAATTGATGACTTACATTTGAAGACAGGTACAGCAGGCCACTAGGCTAAAATTTAGGAAACACGCTAATCTTAGGTATAATTGCAACTTACTTAAATCATCTTTAAGTGGAGACCTTTAAAAATTGCGTAATttgatctattttattttattatttctgttcttgagtttcattttctttcagtactGAAGTCTGGAGGCCAGTAGCCTTATATTTACTGATTATATTTTATATCCTTTAAAATTTAACTCCATAATATGTATTCTACAGTTTTGAACATTGTCAATTTTTCTGGTACTTGTTTCTACATGTAGAGGTTTCTTTTGTCTTTACATTCTACCTATGTACATCTGTATCActtttgacaattttaaaaattaagtacaatATTCTTTTCTCCATCAAGTAACAACACTGAACAGTTTTTGTCTGTGTGTTCCAAGGTCAGAAACTATATCAAGGAGCATAGCTCTCGCCAACGGCCTGCAAGAGAGGCCTGGAAGAGAAGCAACTTTAGTTGTGCAAGCACCAGTGGAGTGAGTGGCGCCAGCGCCAGTGCCAGCAGCAGCAGTGCCAGCATGGTCAGTTCTGCAAGCAGCAGTGGGTCCAGTGTTGGAAACTCTGCTTCAAACTCCAGTGCCAACATGAGCCGAGCACACAGTGACAGCAACTTGTCTGCAAGTGCGGCAGAGCGGATTCGGGATTCAAAAGTAAAACGTCTAATCAATACAAAACTTTACCTTTCAATATTAGGAGTAATACTCCTTCACATAAATTTCTTGAAGAATTGAAATTATTCTGCTCTCAAGATGCATGTAGGTTCTGGTTTTAATTGAACAAGCAGGGTGCTCTGCTGTTGAACAAATCCCTCTGGGCTGACTGCTTTTAAACACTGTTTTGACCCACAGCCATATCATGTTAAATTTCATCtaatttttgtgtctattttAAGGTAGATAAATTGATGGAAATAATGAGTGAGTTTCAGTATTAACTGCAACTACTAGTGAGTGGATCTCACTATGTTGCTGATGTTGCTGTCTAATAGCTCCTAAGAATGTCCTATATGTCTTTTGTGTGTATTAAATGTTCTCTTCATGTTTTAATCTTGAATGTCCttagctcttttaaaaatataataatgctTTCTATAATTCTCTCTACTCTTTTCACAATTGaaaaaattacaatattattgagtaCATAAAAAATAGGAGGTGTAAGAGTACATAGATTGTTTCCGTGGTTCTGAGATCCTTGGGCAGGggaattcagttccttgcagtAGCAACAGTCTGGAGCCAATTTAAGGATGATAAGGGTCTCTCTATAATTCTTAGGGAACCCAGTGTTGACTAGAAGACACACAATGATTTCTCCATTCCTGGCTCTTACCAGGGCAGCAGAAGCATAGCCAGCCTTATTTGTTGCCAAGGAATTCCTCTGGCTATGTGGTCATTCCTTTTGGAATCAGTTCACCAGTGTTGAGGACTAGAGTACTAACTAGGTTTTTCATGGGCTTTAAAATGGTATTTGCCTACTGTGAAAAAAACATGATTCTTTCCTAGCCATTGTAGAATTGCTAGTGCTTTTGTATGAAAGATACCTTCAAAGCATAAGCATAAGCATTAGAGATTTTGGCAATGTTCTCTGCATTTGTATTCAGTGTTGCCCACTATATGTTCACTCTGCACTAATACCAGTGTACCTTCAGTTGATAAAACAAAAAGTCTTTGAAGTGATAGGTTATCCATAACTAGTCAAGATTATCAAGTTTCAACCCTTATCAGAAgatacatataaaaatagaatcatgAACCATTTTCAAGTCTAAACCAGTGGCTCACTTACTGGAACTGGGATCATACTGCAAAGGAATTTGAACATCtctaaaaattctgaaaatacagaattttatccATAAAATGCTTTGGAGTGGATATGCCAGAACTGAACCTTACTgatgtaaaaatttttattttgacagaaGCGATCCAAGCAGCGTAAGTTACAGCAGAAGGCCTTCCGCAAGAGGCAGCTGAAAGAGCAGAGGCAGGCTCGGAAGGAGAGGCTCAGTGGGCTCTTCCTCAATGAAGAAGTGCTGTCCCTGAAAGTGACTGAGGAAGACCATGAAGCAGATGTAGATGTTTTGATGTAATAAGGGTGAATTTTTCAGCGTTCTTTAAACATTAATGTATTCTCTCCTTATTTGTTTACATGCATCTTGACCAAACTTTTGATTAGGGCTGTACTGATATATCATTAATAAtttaggtcagtggttctcagcagGTGGTCCCCAGATGAGCAGCTTCAgcatcacctgagaacttgttaaaaatgtataCTATTAGCCCCAACCCAGAGTAGTGAATCAGAAATCCTAGCGGAAGGGCCCAACATTGTGTTTTAGCAAGCACCAGGTTATTTTGCTACACCCTCTAGTTTTAAGAACCACTGATTAAGTAAATGTATTGGCTATTTAAACTTTATAGAGTTATTAAGTGGGCTTTTTTCAAAGACTAGTACTTTTACAGTTTACAAGATTTCAAGGTACTGCTGACAAGTAGTTATGTCAGTACACATACACGTGTAGAGGTCATAgttaaatttccttctttatgttaaaatttctttatttgctttttctaaagGGCCATAGCATAATTCTCAATTCCTAATGAAAATCTTACTTTATCGCTGTGGGAGTGGGGTGTGGGTTGCTGTTTACAATAGTGCCTTCGTTAGATTTAGTTctgtcatttttcattcattattaacTCAAAGGTTATGAAAATGGGCCCTAATATCTTTGCTTacatctgtttttttcactttACGTAAATTTGGAATCTCTTCTGTAAGTGATAACTACTGAGGAAATAATGTTACTAGTAACTGAATTTTAGACTTGATGCTATGGTGATTAATACTCAAATAGAGAAAGCAATTAAGCAAAATGACCAATTCTGCTTTTCTACTGCTTTCTGAAATTCTAGGCTGTGAAACTGTCTCAGAAGCAGAAACTATCTCAAGTTCTTTTGATAGGTCATTTTACTTCCAGCACagctctaatttttaaatattgatgtaATAGCTTCTGGCATGTGAACAGGCTAAtct includes these proteins:
- the FAM199X gene encoding protein FAM199X isoform X2; its protein translation is MSDEASATISYEKFLTPEEPFPLLGPPRGVGTCPSEEPGCLDISDFGCQLSSCHRTDPLHRFHTNRWNLTSCGTSVASSECSEELFSSVSVGDQDDCYSLLDDQDFTSFDLFPEGSVCSDVSSSISTYWDWSDSEFEWQLPGSDIASGSDVLSDVIPSIPSSPCLLTKKKNKHQNLDELPWSAMTNDEQVEYIEYLSRKVSTEMGLREQLDIIKIIDPSAQISPTDSEFIIELNCLTDEKLKQVRNYIKEHSSRQRPAREAWKRSNFSCASTSGVSGASASASSSSASMKRSKQRKLQQKAFRKRQLKEQRQARKERLSGLFLNEEVLSLKVTEEDHEADVDVLM
- the FAM199X gene encoding protein FAM199X isoform X1, yielding MSDEASATISYEKFLTPEEPFPLLGPPRGVGTCPSEEPGCLDISDFGCQLSSCHRTDPLHRFHTNRWNLTSCGTSVASSECSEELFSSVSVGDQDDCYSLLDDQDFTSFDLFPEGSVCSDVSSSISTYWDWSDSEFEWQLPGSDIASGSDVLSDVIPSIPSSPCLLTKKKNKHQNLDELPWSAMTNDEQVEYIEYLSRKVSTEMGLREQLDIIKIIDPSAQISPTDSEFIIELNCLTDEKLKQVRNYIKEHSSRQRPAREAWKRSNFSCASTSGVSGASASASSSSASMVSSASSSGSSVGNSASNSSANMSRAHSDSNLSASAAERIRDSKKRSKQRKLQQKAFRKRQLKEQRQARKERLSGLFLNEEVLSLKVTEEDHEADVDVLM